Sequence from the Corallococcus sp. EGB genome:
TTCAACAGGCGGGGCTGGCGACGCTGCTCATGGACCTGCTCACGCAGGACGAGGAGGCGGCCGAGCGGTGGACGCGGCATCTGCGCTTCGACATCGAGCTGCTGGCGCGGAGGCTTCAGGGGGCCACGCGGTGGCTGGCGCGGGTGCCGGGGCTGGGAGGTCGGCCGCTCGGGCTGATCGGGTCGAGCACGGGGGCGGGGGCGGCATTGGTGGCCGCGGGGCGCGCGCCGGATGCCATCCAGGCGGTGGTGTCCCGGGGCGGCCGTCCGGACCTCGCGGGCACCGTGCTGCCAGCCGTGCGGGCGCCGACGCTGCTCATCGTGGGGGGGGATGACACGGAGGTGATTGAGCTCAACCGGCAGGCATTGGAGGCGATGCGCGCGCCCAGGCTGTTGGAGATTGTCCCCGGAGCGACCCACCTCTTCGAGGAGGCGGGGACGCTCGAGCAGGCGGCGAGGCTGGCCCGGGACTGGTTCCTCCAGCACCTTGCTCCGGCGGCACGGGAACGACCGTCCGGTGAGGCGCCGCCATGAGCCCGCGTCCTCGCATCGTGGTGGTGGGAGGCGTGGCCACGGACTATCTCGTGCGCGGCCCGTCGCTGCCGGAGCCGGGCGGGAGCGCGGAGGGAGGCATCTTCCAGGAGGCGCTCGGAGGGAAGGGGGCGAATGGGGCGGTGGCCGCGGTGAGGCTGGGCGCGGATGCCACGTTGGTGGCGCGGGTCGGGACGGATCGCCGCGGCCTGGAGCAGTTGGCGTCCCTGGAGCGGGAAGGGGTGGCGCTGGAGTCGGTGGCGTCCGACACGGAGGCGCCT
This genomic interval carries:
- a CDS encoding dienelactone hydrolase family protein; the encoded protein is MAEQGITEHTVRLEAEPGVWLDGTLSVPDAPSGVVLFAHGSGSSRFSPRNRYVAGVFQQAGLATLLMDLLTQDEEAAERWTRHLRFDIELLARRLQGATRWLARVPGLGGRPLGLIGSSTGAGAALVAAGRAPDAIQAVVSRGGRPDLAGTVLPAVRAPTLLIVGGDDTEVIELNRQALEAMRAPRLLEIVPGATHLFEEAGTLEQAARLARDWFLQHLAPAARERPSGEAPP